In one Leptospira yasudae genomic region, the following are encoded:
- a CDS encoding dicarboxylate/amino acid:cation symporter translates to MPVFEKLNSLNRKILGLLKEKLWLKILVGMFAGIVTGILLGTDLSLVERDVAQLTTAWLVIPGLIFISLLQMIMIPLIFSSIILGICSAENIENVKKLGIRTLIYFVLTTFIAVAIGIALALWLEPGKSTIQIKSALTSKVPSPTDIPALDKYPELFMSFFPKNPFLSITQGEMLNVIVFSILIGIAILSVSKELSKPILELLNSVFQISMKIVNWAMTLTPFAVFGLMAKAISSIGAELLITLGVYMSTVLLGLLCVIGVYSIILIFVARRNPIEFFSKIAGLQLLAFSTSSSAAVMPVSIRTATENLKVKKNIAEFIIPVGATINMDGTALYQAVATIFLAQYYGIDLAPTQLVFLLFATVGASIGTPSTPGIGIVILATILAGLGIPTEGIGIILGVDRFLDMCRTTINVTGDITASCVMDRLS, encoded by the coding sequence ATGCCGGTTTTTGAGAAACTAAATTCCCTCAATCGAAAGATTCTTGGGCTCCTGAAAGAAAAACTCTGGTTAAAAATCCTAGTTGGGATGTTTGCCGGAATCGTAACCGGTATCCTCTTAGGAACTGATTTATCCTTAGTCGAAAGGGATGTCGCTCAACTTACGACTGCGTGGCTTGTTATACCGGGACTCATCTTCATCAGTCTTTTACAGATGATCATGATTCCTTTGATCTTCTCTTCTATTATTCTCGGAATTTGTTCGGCTGAAAACATCGAGAACGTTAAAAAACTCGGAATTAGAACCTTAATTTATTTCGTTCTGACAACTTTCATTGCGGTCGCCATCGGAATCGCACTGGCGCTTTGGTTGGAGCCGGGAAAATCAACGATTCAAATTAAGAGTGCTCTGACCTCGAAAGTTCCTTCACCTACGGATATACCGGCCCTAGACAAATACCCGGAATTATTCATGTCCTTTTTTCCGAAGAATCCGTTTCTATCGATTACTCAGGGAGAAATGTTAAACGTCATCGTCTTTTCCATTCTCATCGGAATCGCCATCCTTTCCGTTTCGAAAGAACTTTCGAAACCGATCTTGGAACTTTTGAACTCGGTTTTTCAGATCAGCATGAAAATCGTCAACTGGGCGATGACTCTAACTCCGTTTGCGGTTTTCGGATTAATGGCAAAAGCGATTTCTTCGATCGGTGCGGAACTTTTGATTACGCTCGGCGTTTATATGAGCACGGTTCTTCTCGGACTTCTATGTGTGATCGGCGTTTACTCGATCATTCTCATCTTCGTGGCGAGAAGAAACCCGATCGAATTCTTTTCCAAAATCGCAGGATTGCAGCTTCTCGCGTTTTCCACTTCGAGTTCCGCCGCAGTAATGCCGGTCTCGATCCGAACCGCGACTGAAAATTTAAAGGTCAAAAAGAACATCGCCGAATTCATCATACCGGTCGGAGCGACGATCAACATGGATGGGACAGCCCTTTATCAAGCGGTGGCGACGATCTTTTTAGCTCAATATTATGGAATCGATTTGGCCCCCACGCAATTGGTCTTTCTTTTGTTTGCAACGGTCGGCGCGTCGATCGGAACACCGAGTACGCCCGGAATCGGAATCGTAATCTTAGCCACCATCCTTGCAGGGTTGGGAATTCCGACCGAAGGAATCGGGATCATCCTAGGCGTGGATCGTTTTCTGGATATGTGCAGAACTACGATCAACGTCACCGGCGATATTACGGCGTCTTGCGTTATGGACAGGCTGAGCTGA
- a CDS encoding VOC family protein, giving the protein MIIVEGIDYFLIPAENPEASAKFYSDIFDFESVDEKSGEYVVMGLDSINIRLQKISGFKNSLGENKIPVLSFVLDVDDFTEAIAELEENKISIVRGPETNSGGEFLHFLDPAGNVLEISYKD; this is encoded by the coding sequence ATGATTATCGTTGAAGGAATCGACTATTTCTTAATACCTGCGGAGAACCCGGAAGCCTCTGCCAAGTTTTATTCTGATATATTCGATTTCGAATCGGTGGATGAAAAGTCCGGCGAATACGTCGTTATGGGACTCGATTCGATCAATATCAGACTTCAGAAAATTTCCGGTTTCAAAAATTCCCTCGGCGAAAACAAAATTCCGGTGCTAAGTTTTGTTTTGGATGTGGATGATTTTACCGAAGCAATCGCGGAACTCGAAGAGAATAAAATCTCCATCGTTCGCGGACCGGAAACCAATAGCGGCGGAGAATTCTTACACTTCCTAGATCCAGCAGGAAACGTTTTAGAAATCAGTTATAAAGATTGA
- a CDS encoding enoyl-CoA hydratase-related protein, giving the protein MSESSTVIYSTEQEIAVLLLNRPEKRNAISKELLSTLHQSILKAKNEKTVRALVLGGIGPSFCAGADLKERATMAPKEVTRFLEDLKNCFLELENFPYPTVAALDGDAFGGGLELALCCDFILLKNDIRIGLTETRLGIIPGGGGTQRLPRRIGISRAKEMIFTGKTIDAETALNYGLANSIWHDSSLPAAKMLAEEIASHSAPIALQLAKKAIAEGYGQDIRTALKTEKKYYDETLKTEDRLEALKAFQEKRKPIFKGK; this is encoded by the coding sequence ATGAGCGAATCCAGCACAGTAATTTATTCCACCGAACAAGAAATCGCGGTTCTTCTTTTGAACAGACCCGAAAAAAGAAACGCAATCAGTAAAGAACTTCTTTCCACTCTTCATCAATCGATTTTAAAAGCGAAAAACGAAAAAACGGTTCGCGCTTTGGTTCTGGGAGGAATCGGACCTTCCTTTTGCGCAGGAGCGGACCTCAAGGAACGAGCGACGATGGCTCCCAAAGAAGTGACTCGCTTTTTAGAAGATCTCAAAAATTGTTTTTTGGAACTGGAAAATTTTCCTTATCCCACAGTAGCGGCTCTTGACGGAGACGCGTTCGGCGGCGGTCTTGAACTTGCGTTGTGTTGCGATTTCATTCTTCTCAAAAACGATATTCGAATCGGACTTACGGAAACCCGTTTGGGAATTATTCCGGGTGGAGGAGGGACGCAAAGACTTCCTCGCAGAATCGGAATCTCCAGAGCAAAGGAAATGATCTTTACGGGTAAAACGATCGACGCAGAAACCGCGTTGAACTACGGACTAGCAAATTCGATCTGGCACGACTCTTCTTTACCGGCAGCGAAAATGTTAGCGGAAGAAATCGCATCCCATTCGGCCCCTATCGCTCTTCAGCTTGCAAAGAAAGCAATCGCTGAAGGTTATGGTCAGGATATACGAACGGCTCTCAAAACCGAAAAAAAATACTACGACGAAACCTTAAAGACGGAAGATCGGTTGGAAGCTTTGAAAGCGTTTCAGGAAAAACGGAAACCGATTTTTAAAGGAAAATAA
- a CDS encoding SpoIIE family protein phosphatase, with amino-acid sequence MGLDFLRSDLILFNYYSFGSLLVTITTFFLAVFFISLKRKTVATYHLGIAFFVFGLFEIGYFMAAFYYHPIAAYHRWLTGCLILPAVTHFTQFFIRYPSNANKKFGFWMMIFQHILGFIVACIFIYMTYISEKIYHFTAHHWDFNALISSKYLAFMIAFYCVIAFIIVPAWRIITDKEKKRFAIFLFAIGFMIAAFYPNIANVLSRDGLMERSTYMTSNVIFFIAAFSVVVIVFINNSTERTTFMVKIVGITLFTICLIMQSLVFISNQDKESEYDSLHIVNSERVLENGKVNNEVEYTLRYDEKTGELITTDYNSKYGLDLTLVKVDLQNTLIYEEIAALKEDNFRENLKAILDASPEYFAGYKDAIYKFVKENSSLSSKDLKKALLKYAEKLNKDAFVNTNKLQGINPDSFCEQGKSYLEKNKDLESFKNGILKNLEGCSWKGKQVSGKELKAEFLKYFSLFKPAETRHYRRSVDGLGHHVAFMKYIPSKKQVVELGFSYKKYREFMHPTSVKQTIILFAVIFVVLVLFPLFFKSSLVDPLNNLLSGVEKVNKGDLDVEVPVKVRDEIGFLADSFNSMVSSIKQARRELQDYAENLEEKVKERTQEVQEKMEEVQRLKVQQDGDYFLTSLLAKPLFYNANKSKLVHTEFTLKQKKQFEFRGKHSDLGGDICVTGNLRLGTQESYKRYTMAMNGDAMGKSMQGAGGALVMGVVMNSIMARSAANNRILNKTPAEWLSEVYQEIHSVFKSFNGSMVISAVVFLIEEETGKCFYFNAEHPFSVLYRDGKASFLEEGLQLRKLGLDSEFDFEVKNFELKKGDILILGSDGRDDIDLTPEETVRTINEDENLFLRNVEKAKGVLEDIETEIRKYGELTDDLSLLKIEFQVEKKKDELDEMFTGGDRIEVALNPDVIYEDAKQLYKAGKVEQALELLKTGYTHDTANQKINKLLGLLSFKGKDYTTAIEVLSNYLKTDPGLHEYWFYLSIANKKVGKYEQALQASLKLRDIQPENLSNLVNLSDIYRLTDQFDLAEEVARKLMHLDPGNQNGERLLKLIERDRA; translated from the coding sequence ATGGGATTAGATTTTCTGAGATCAGATTTGATTCTGTTCAACTATTATTCTTTTGGCAGTCTTTTAGTAACGATTACCACCTTCTTCCTCGCCGTTTTTTTTATTAGCTTAAAAAGAAAGACGGTCGCGACGTATCATCTCGGAATCGCCTTTTTCGTGTTCGGTCTTTTCGAGATCGGATATTTTATGGCCGCGTTTTATTATCATCCGATCGCGGCATATCATAGATGGTTGACGGGATGTTTGATCCTTCCTGCGGTGACTCACTTTACTCAGTTTTTTATACGATATCCGAGCAACGCGAATAAGAAGTTCGGTTTCTGGATGATGATCTTTCAGCACATACTCGGATTCATCGTTGCCTGTATCTTTATCTACATGACCTACATCTCGGAGAAGATTTATCACTTCACCGCGCATCACTGGGACTTCAACGCGCTGATCTCCAGTAAATATCTTGCCTTCATGATCGCGTTTTACTGCGTCATTGCATTTATCATCGTCCCCGCTTGGAGGATCATCACCGATAAGGAAAAAAAGAGATTCGCCATCTTCCTATTCGCGATCGGGTTTATGATTGCGGCTTTTTATCCGAATATCGCTAACGTTTTGAGTCGAGACGGTTTGATGGAGCGATCCACTTACATGACCTCGAACGTCATCTTCTTTATCGCCGCGTTTTCGGTCGTCGTCATCGTTTTCATCAACAACAGTACGGAAAGAACGACCTTCATGGTTAAGATCGTGGGAATCACTTTGTTCACGATCTGTTTGATCATGCAGTCTCTCGTATTTATTTCCAACCAGGATAAGGAATCGGAATACGATAGTCTTCATATCGTCAACAGCGAACGCGTCTTGGAGAACGGTAAGGTTAATAACGAAGTCGAATACACGCTTCGATACGATGAAAAAACGGGAGAATTGATCACGACCGATTACAATTCAAAATACGGTTTGGATCTTACACTCGTAAAAGTGGATCTTCAGAATACTTTGATCTATGAGGAAATTGCGGCTCTCAAAGAGGACAATTTTCGAGAAAATCTTAAAGCGATTCTCGACGCTTCGCCCGAATACTTTGCCGGTTATAAGGATGCGATCTATAAGTTCGTTAAGGAGAATTCTTCCTTAAGTTCTAAGGATCTAAAAAAGGCGCTTCTAAAGTATGCAGAAAAATTAAACAAAGACGCCTTTGTTAATACGAACAAACTTCAGGGAATCAATCCGGATTCTTTCTGCGAACAAGGAAAATCCTATCTCGAAAAAAATAAGGATCTGGAATCCTTTAAGAACGGAATTCTGAAAAACTTAGAAGGATGTTCTTGGAAGGGAAAACAAGTTTCCGGTAAGGAATTGAAAGCGGAATTCTTAAAATACTTCAGTTTGTTCAAACCCGCAGAAACCAGGCACTATAGAAGAAGCGTTGATGGACTCGGACACCACGTCGCGTTTATGAAATACATCCCTTCAAAGAAGCAGGTTGTCGAACTTGGATTCTCTTATAAAAAATATCGCGAATTCATGCACCCGACCTCGGTGAAGCAGACGATCATTTTGTTCGCGGTGATTTTTGTCGTACTCGTCTTATTTCCGTTATTCTTTAAAAGCAGTCTCGTCGATCCGTTGAACAATTTGTTATCCGGGGTGGAAAAGGTAAACAAAGGGGATCTGGATGTGGAGGTTCCCGTGAAGGTCCGCGACGAAATCGGATTTTTGGCCGATTCGTTCAACTCGATGGTTTCTTCGATCAAACAGGCAAGAAGAGAACTTCAAGATTACGCCGAAAACCTAGAAGAAAAGGTAAAGGAAAGAACTCAGGAAGTTCAGGAGAAAATGGAAGAGGTCCAAAGGCTGAAGGTTCAGCAGGACGGGGATTACTTCCTTACTTCCCTTTTGGCAAAGCCGCTTTTTTACAACGCGAACAAATCGAAGCTCGTTCACACCGAATTCACGTTAAAGCAGAAGAAACAATTCGAGTTTCGCGGAAAACATTCCGATCTTGGCGGGGATATTTGTGTGACCGGAAATCTCCGTTTAGGAACCCAAGAAAGTTATAAGCGTTATACGATGGCGATGAACGGGGACGCGATGGGTAAATCCATGCAGGGCGCAGGCGGGGCTCTCGTTATGGGAGTCGTAATGAACTCCATCATGGCGCGTTCCGCGGCAAACAATAGGATTCTTAACAAAACACCCGCCGAATGGCTGAGCGAAGTTTACCAAGAGATTCATTCCGTATTCAAGTCGTTTAACGGAAGTATGGTGATTTCAGCGGTGGTGTTCCTGATCGAAGAGGAAACCGGAAAATGTTTTTATTTCAACGCCGAACACCCGTTTAGCGTCCTCTATCGCGACGGAAAAGCGAGCTTTTTGGAAGAAGGCTTACAACTGAGAAAACTCGGATTGGATTCCGAATTCGATTTTGAAGTGAAGAATTTCGAACTCAAAAAAGGGGACATACTGATTCTCGGATCGGACGGTCGCGACGATATCGATTTAACTCCAGAAGAAACAGTAAGAACGATCAACGAAGATGAAAACTTATTCTTAAGAAATGTGGAAAAAGCAAAAGGCGTCCTCGAAGACATCGAAACCGAAATCCGAAAATACGGAGAATTGACGGACGACCTTTCCTTATTGAAGATCGAATTCCAAGTAGAAAAGAAAAAAGACGAACTGGATGAAATGTTCACCGGCGGAGATCGTATCGAAGTCGCTCTCAATCCGGACGTGATCTACGAAGACGCGAAACAACTTTACAAAGCCGGTAAAGTGGAACAAGCTTTGGAACTTCTCAAGACCGGTTATACGCACGATACCGCAAATCAAAAGATAAACAAACTTCTCGGTCTTTTGAGTTTTAAAGGAAAAGATTATACGACCGCGATCGAAGTTTTAAGCAATTATCTGAAAACCGATCCGGGACTTCACGAGTATTGGTTCTATTTGTCGATCGCAAACAAGAAAGTCGGAAAATACGAACAGGCGTTGCAAGCGAGCTTGAAACTGAGAGATATTCAACCGGAGAATCTTTCCAACCTCGTTAATCTTTCCGATATTTATCGACTTACGGATCAATTCGATCTCGCGGAAGAAGTAGCTCGAAAGCTGATGCATCTTGATCCGGGCAATCAAAACGGGGAAAGACTTCTCAAACTCATCGAAAGAGATCGTGCGTAA
- a CDS encoding DUF2147 domain-containing protein, producing MMKFKTVAIFLAFAFISAPAFAGEDDAILGKWWNKEKDAQVDLHKCGAKICGKIVWLKEPLYPAGSTEGTPGTPKLDIHNKDESLRTRPTLGLVFLTGFSYEGEQVWTGGRVYDPKGGKTYDGRLTLRNADTLDLKGGYKVGFMMIGKESTWTRVK from the coding sequence ATGATGAAGTTTAAAACGGTCGCAATTTTTCTTGCGTTCGCATTTATTTCCGCGCCTGCGTTTGCCGGAGAAGACGATGCAATTCTTGGAAAATGGTGGAACAAAGAAAAAGACGCACAAGTAGACTTACACAAATGCGGAGCGAAAATTTGCGGAAAAATCGTATGGTTGAAAGAGCCCCTTTATCCTGCGGGAAGCACCGAGGGAACTCCGGGGACTCCAAAATTGGACATTCATAATAAGGACGAAAGTCTTCGCACACGCCCTACTTTGGGACTTGTGTTCCTTACCGGCTTCTCCTATGAAGGTGAACAAGTTTGGACCGGCGGAAGAGTTTACGATCCGAAAGGCGGTAAAACATACGACGGAAGACTTACTTTAAGAAACGCGGATACTCTGGATCTCAAAGGCGGATACAAAGTCGGCTTCATGATGATCGGAAAAGAATCCACTTGGACTAGAGTAAAATAA
- a CDS encoding LIC10067 family putative lipoprotein — MLHKSRKIFLTILFLSFFFQCKESDSNNDLFTGLGLGSPVITSIDPPSGSPPQTDGVSYTGTQITITGRNFAPSSAETLIKFNGLSGTIFSVTTTEIITTVPSGTTAGFLTVAKTDGFCDTVYGTDGYNCSARRFYVDCYKAYSNIYGDETAVNYPDSQTIKFTDDYSTKAFRSNLRETGGTILTFECDNLVAVKYFTTSCTTVDVGTLAAPVYNPTINFADNYAVQYFITTGKGSCKIGFQ; from the coding sequence ATGTTACATAAATCGAGAAAAATTTTCCTAACAATTCTGTTCCTATCCTTTTTCTTTCAATGTAAAGAAAGCGATTCCAACAACGATTTATTTACCGGACTCGGCTTGGGAAGTCCCGTGATTACTTCGATCGATCCCCCGTCCGGATCTCCTCCCCAGACAGATGGGGTTTCTTATACGGGGACACAGATTACGATCACGGGGAGAAATTTTGCTCCGAGCTCCGCTGAGACGCTCATAAAATTCAACGGGCTTTCCGGCACGATCTTTTCCGTGACTACGACGGAAATCATTACCACCGTTCCGTCGGGAACCACGGCCGGATTTTTGACCGTCGCCAAAACGGACGGATTCTGTGATACGGTGTACGGAACCGACGGATACAATTGTTCGGCGAGACGGTTTTACGTGGATTGTTACAAAGCCTACTCGAATATCTACGGCGATGAAACTGCGGTGAATTATCCCGATTCACAAACCATTAAATTTACGGATGATTATTCCACAAAAGCGTTCCGATCCAATCTCCGAGAAACTGGCGGGACGATTCTTACCTTTGAATGTGATAACTTAGTCGCCGTGAAATATTTTACGACCAGTTGTACAACCGTCGACGTAGGAACGCTCGCGGCTCCGGTATACAACCCTACGATCAATTTTGCGGACAATTATGCCGTTCAATATTTCATAACGACGGGAAAGGGAAGTTGTAAGATCGGATTTCAATAA
- the dcd gene encoding dCTP deaminase encodes MILTGKEIQKRIGQDIVITPYSEKQLNPNSYNLRLHEELLIYTELPLDMKKPNPSEKLIIPETGLLLKPGVLYLGRTLEFTETHNLVPMLEGRSSIGRLGMLVHVTAGFGDVGFKGFWTLEISVIQPLIVYPGVEVCQIFYHTLEGQITEYTSGKYQANQGIQPSMLYKDFEK; translated from the coding sequence ATGATTCTTACAGGAAAAGAAATTCAAAAACGAATCGGTCAAGATATCGTAATCACTCCCTATTCCGAAAAACAACTCAATCCGAATTCTTACAATCTAAGACTCCACGAAGAACTTTTGATTTATACGGAACTTCCGTTGGATATGAAAAAACCGAATCCCTCGGAAAAGCTCATTATCCCCGAAACCGGTCTTCTTTTAAAACCCGGAGTATTGTATCTGGGAAGAACCTTGGAATTTACGGAGACGCATAACTTAGTACCGATGCTCGAAGGAAGGTCTTCGATCGGAAGATTGGGAATGCTCGTTCACGTTACGGCGGGATTCGGAGACGTGGGATTCAAAGGATTTTGGACTTTGGAAATTTCCGTCATTCAACCTCTCATCGTTTATCCGGGTGTGGAAGTTTGTCAGATTTTTTATCACACGCTTGAAGGACAAATAACGGAATACACATCAGGCAAATATCAAGCGAACCAGGGTATCCAGCCTTCGATGTTATATAAAGACTTCGAGAAATAG
- a CDS encoding SpoIIE family protein phosphatase, with protein sequence MGETGSIWDNILLNYYSFGSLLSFLTAILISGVFLFIDKKVSSTKHLALGAFLLGVFQFGYVFAAVLYHPFAAYHRWITAGLILPAILHIGQFVARYPENDFPRFNFVTTIVLWVVAALSVGYFCFSTWNASVKYHFTAHHWDFNAENVSRTIAIIIFTYVFINFVAIPIWRMTLLKGKTRWIIFGFMMSFLIGGTVPVVANLLSRDGYIERSIYLTSIVLLFMAAFFIILILYLNFSVEKTSFMLKIVGITFVTVLIIMQALVYISNQDKESEYDTLSQIHMERALEGGAIEEGISYVIRWNKNKNTFDRDKYDPKIHPDQEQLEIDFKNTLLYEEIFGLQPQGFRESLMKLVDHSHENFGGYKYSIINFLKDHPELEDAALKTALGKELSRLGLHVFVASNKLDNIFAEDFCAKGRSYLDGAKEVKMFRISLEYRWNFCKWDGKAVTPAKLKEEVLNYFRPFVPSLTRYYRKKDVDNHSQHYIGFIKYDRENDTVNEVGFSYRAYREFMHPTALKQIIVLGVVIVVIILLFPLFFRGSLVSPLNDLLSGVEKVNDGSLEVQVPIRVKDEIGFLADSFNNMVSSIRDARKELQDYAEHLATKVRLRTEELSEKIDEFQKLKIQQDGDYFLTSLLAKPLNYNASKSSRISTQFLLRQKKQFEFKGKRADLGGDICVTGNLRLGTPSDFKRYVFAMNGDAMGKSMQGAGGSLVMGVVINSILARSAADNRILDMSPEQWLTETYEEVNAVFKSFNGSMVISGSFFLIEEESGKCFYFNAEHPFTVLYRDGRATFLDSSLTLRKIGLESEYPFKVFNTTLRKGDVLIVGSDGKDDLDLTPDKDTRSINEDETLFLKTVELGKGDLDKIEHLIYKNGEITDDLSLLRIEFGILKTEQTRGSSLDADHSIAASLNEEPNDWSISYSHARQLYKDGNVKEAIDELADLYSKTPEDSKVIKLLGLLSFKDKDYVKAVEILGKYLELDPELSEYWYYLSVANKKLGRLPEAISASERVIAKQPDNANNLVNLSDLYRMQQDYTTAKEFAIKALDLDPQNENAKKILKKIENHV encoded by the coding sequence ATGGGCGAAACAGGATCCATTTGGGACAATATACTTCTCAATTATTATTCGTTTGGAAGTTTGTTATCGTTTTTAACAGCCATCCTTATTTCCGGGGTTTTTCTTTTTATCGATAAGAAAGTATCGAGCACTAAACATCTCGCGCTTGGCGCGTTTTTGCTCGGTGTTTTTCAGTTCGGTTATGTTTTTGCCGCGGTTCTTTATCATCCGTTTGCAGCGTATCACCGATGGATTACGGCGGGCTTAATTCTTCCGGCGATTCTCCATATCGGACAGTTCGTCGCACGTTATCCTGAAAATGATTTTCCGAGATTCAACTTCGTCACAACGATCGTGTTGTGGGTCGTCGCCGCTTTGTCCGTAGGCTACTTCTGTTTTTCCACCTGGAACGCTTCGGTTAAATATCACTTCACGGCGCATCATTGGGATTTTAACGCGGAAAACGTAAGTCGCACGATTGCGATCATCATCTTTACGTATGTGTTCATCAACTTCGTCGCGATTCCTATCTGGAGAATGACGTTGCTCAAAGGTAAAACGAGATGGATCATCTTCGGGTTTATGATGTCCTTTCTGATCGGCGGAACCGTTCCGGTCGTCGCCAACCTTTTGAGCCGAGACGGTTATATCGAAAGATCGATTTATCTTACCTCGATCGTTCTTTTGTTTATGGCGGCTTTCTTTATCATTCTTATCTTATATCTGAACTTTTCCGTAGAAAAAACTTCGTTCATGTTGAAAATCGTAGGAATCACTTTCGTTACGGTTCTCATCATCATGCAAGCGCTCGTCTACATCTCCAACCAGGACAAAGAATCAGAGTACGACACTCTGAGTCAGATTCATATGGAAAGAGCGTTGGAAGGAGGTGCGATCGAAGAAGGAATTTCGTACGTAATCCGATGGAATAAAAATAAGAATACGTTCGATCGCGATAAATACGATCCGAAGATCCATCCCGATCAAGAACAGCTTGAGATCGATTTCAAGAACACGCTTTTATACGAGGAGATATTCGGTCTCCAACCCCAAGGATTTCGCGAATCCTTAATGAAACTCGTGGATCATTCCCATGAGAATTTCGGAGGATATAAGTATTCCATAATCAACTTTCTAAAAGATCATCCCGAGTTGGAAGACGCGGCTTTGAAAACCGCGTTGGGCAAGGAACTATCAAGACTCGGTCTTCACGTATTCGTTGCTTCTAACAAACTCGATAATATTTTTGCGGAGGATTTCTGCGCGAAAGGGAGAAGTTATCTGGACGGCGCAAAAGAAGTGAAGATGTTCCGCATCTCCTTGGAATATCGATGGAACTTCTGTAAATGGGACGGCAAAGCCGTAACTCCCGCAAAGTTAAAGGAAGAAGTTTTGAATTACTTCCGTCCGTTCGTACCTTCTCTTACGAGATACTATCGTAAGAAGGATGTGGACAACCATAGCCAGCATTATATCGGCTTTATCAAATACGATCGCGAAAACGATACGGTGAACGAAGTCGGTTTTTCCTATAGGGCTTACCGCGAATTTATGCACCCGACCGCGTTGAAACAAATCATCGTGTTGGGCGTCGTGATCGTAGTGATCATTCTTCTCTTTCCGTTGTTCTTTAGAGGAAGTCTCGTTTCGCCTCTGAACGATTTGCTGAGCGGCGTGGAAAAGGTAAACGACGGAAGTCTGGAAGTTCAGGTGCCGATCCGCGTTAAAGACGAGATCGGATTTTTAGCGGATTCGTTTAACAACATGGTTTCCTCGATTCGAGACGCGAGAAAAGAACTCCAGGATTACGCGGAACACCTCGCGACCAAAGTCCGTTTAAGAACGGAGGAATTATCCGAAAAAATCGACGAATTCCAAAAACTGAAGATTCAACAAGACGGGGATTATTTCTTAACATCCCTTCTTGCAAAACCTCTGAACTACAACGCGAGCAAGTCTTCGCGCATCTCCACTCAGTTTCTTCTGAGACAAAAAAAGCAGTTCGAGTTTAAGGGAAAGCGCGCCGATCTCGGTGGGGATATCTGCGTTACCGGAAATCTCCGTTTAGGAACTCCTTCCGATTTTAAACGATACGTCTTTGCGATGAACGGGGATGCGATGGGTAAGTCCATGCAGGGAGCGGGAGGTTCTCTTGTAATGGGGGTCGTTATCAATTCGATTTTGGCCCGATCCGCGGCTGACAATCGAATTCTTGACATGTCTCCGGAACAATGGTTAACCGAAACTTACGAAGAAGTAAACGCGGTCTTTAAGTCGTTTAACGGGAGTATGGTGATTTCCGGGTCGTTCTTTCTCATCGAAGAAGAATCGGGAAAATGTTTTTATTTCAACGCGGAACATCCATTTACCGTTCTGTATCGTGACGGACGCGCTACGTTTTTGGATTCTTCCTTAACGCTGCGTAAGATCGGATTAGAATCGGAGTATCCTTTCAAAGTTTTTAATACGACTTTGCGGAAGGGGGATGTATTGATCGTCGGTTCGGACGGAAAGGACGATTTGGATCTTACTCCCGATAAGGACACTCGATCGATCAACGAAGACGAGACTCTCTTTCTCAAAACGGTTGAGTTAGGTAAAGGAGATCTCGACAAAATAGAGCATCTGATTTACAAAAACGGGGAAATCACGGACGACCTTTCACTCTTAAGAATCGAATTCGGAATTCTTAAAACGGAACAAACGCGAGGATCGTCCCTCGATGCGGATCATTCGATTGCGGCATCCTTAAACGAAGAGCCGAACGATTGGAGCATTTCGTATTCCCACGCGCGTCAGCTGTATAAGGATGGAAACGTAAAAGAGGCGATCGACGAACTTGCGGATCTTTATTCGAAAACACCGGAAGATTCTAAGGTTATAAAATTACTCGGCCTTTTGAGTTTTAAGGATAAGGATTACGTCAAGGCAGTCGAGATATTAGGAAAGTATCTCGAGCTCGATCCGGAATTGAGCGAGTATTGGTATTATCTTTCCGTAGCGAATAAGAAATTGGGAAGACTTCCCGAAGCGATTTCTGCTTCCGAAAGAGTGATCGCCAAACAGCCGGATAACGCGAACAACTTGGTCAATCTTTCCGATTTATATCGGATGCAACAGGATTACACTACCGCGAAAGAGTTTGCGATAAAAGCTTTGGATTTGGATCCACAGAACGAAAACGCGAAGAAGATTTTAAAGAAGATTGAAAATCACGTTTGA